The following coding sequences lie in one Arachis hypogaea cultivar Tifrunner chromosome 9, arahy.Tifrunner.gnm2.J5K5, whole genome shotgun sequence genomic window:
- the LOC112712574 gene encoding protein IQ-DOMAIN 3 gives MGRKGSWFSAVKKVFGSENKKDQEKNTKPQKTHSHGHSHSNSKSKLGCFGHHDNNEAGNEAQGIVVVPALPRKKEPKQARVAGQNEPDQQAFSLVLATAVAAGAAVAAAAEATRPKTVTPRRREKLKDDEAAIMIQTAFRGYLARKKLRGLRGLSRLRTLVRGQSVKRQSASTLQCMQTLSKLQSQVRARKIRMSEENQALQRQLLQKREKELEKLQAAQAEWDHRKDSKEQVEAKLLHRQIATMRREKALAYSMTHQQTWRNNLKSGTNASFMDPNNPHWGWNWLERWMAVRPWEGQSTFQHNEPAPLISTARSTLSVGEITKLYTLRDDANISKNSPRAIKTGRSRSGLNSPSNVLTPSKSTAFFTASPTPRSLRAASPKLGSWGGDGDKRNAFGIRREGNRRHSIAISPARDDELLNSPMNRSPKKAAATKASKSFNMAKSSVSSSEKSSPAAAVNKRLSLSQSPTSNSRRLSTPGKVGTISNKSNAAGATMRK, from the exons ATGGGGAGGAAAGGGAGTTGGTTCTCTGCTGTGAAGAAAGTTTTTGGTTCTGAAAACAAAAAGGACCAG GAAAAGAACACAAAACCACAGAAAACCCATAGTCATGGCCATAGCCATAGCAATAGTAAGTCCAAATTAGGATGTTTTGGACACCATGATAACAATGAAGCCGGAAATGAAGCGCAGGGAATAGTAGTTGTTCCGGCGCTTCCGCGTAAGAAAGAACCAAAACAAGCAAGAGTGGCAGGTCAGAATGAGCCGGACCAGCAGGCTTTCTCTTTGGTCTTGGCTACTGCTGTCGCAGCAGGTGCTGCTGTCGCGGCCGCGGCTGAGGCTACTCGTCCCAAGACTGTGACGCCTCGTCGCCGTGAAAAACTGAAGGATGATGAAGCAGCAATCATGATTCAGACAGCCTTCCGTGGATATCTG GCGAGGAAAAAACTGCGAGGCTTGAGAGGTTTGTCGAGGTTGAGAACATTGGTAAGAGGGCAATCTGTGAAAAGACAATCAGCCTCTACCTTGCAATGCATGCAGACTCTTTCGAAACTGCAGTCTCAAGTTCGCGCGAGGAAGATCAGAATGTCTGAAGAGAACCAGGCTCTTCAGCGCCAGCTCCTGCAGAAACGGGAGAAGGAGCTTGAGAAGTTGCAAGCTGCT CAAGCTGAATGGGATCATAGAAAGGATTCAAAAGAGCAAGTTGAAGCAAAATTGTTGCACAGGCAAATTGCTACCATGAGAAGGGAGAAGGCTCTGGCTTATTCAATGACACATCAG CAAACTTGGAGGAACAATCTAAAATCAGGCACGAATGCCTCGTTTATGGATCCAAACAATCCTCACTGGGGCTGGAATTGGCTTGAGAGATGGATGGCTGTAAGGCCATGGGAGGGACAAAGCACATTCCAACACAATGAGCCTGCACCTCTAATTAGCACAGCCAGAAGCACGCTATCAGTTGGCGAAATAACCAAACTGTATACTCTACGCGACGATGCTAACATTAGCAAGAACTCCCCTAGGGCCATAAAAACAGGCCGGTCGCGCAGCGGCCTTAACTCGCCCTCAAATGTACTCACCCCATCAAAGTCCACAGCCTTTTTCACAGCTTCCCCCACTCCAAGGAGTCTCAGGGCAGCTAGTCCTAAACTTGGTTCCTGGGGTGGTGATGGAGACAAGAGGAATGCATTTGGCATTAGGAGGGAGGGCAACCGTAGGCACAGCATCGCCATTTCGCCTGCGAGGGATGATGAGCTCCTTAACTCACCTATGAACAGATCACCAAAGAAAGCAGCAGCAACAAAGGCCTCAAAATCCTTCAACATGGCAAAGAGCAGTGTTAGCTCATCTGAGAAATCAAGTCCTGCTGCTGCAGTAAACAAGAGACTCTCTTTGTCTCAATCTCCAACTTCAAATTCAAGAAGGCTTTCTACTCCAGGCAAGGTGGGGACAATTTCCAACAAGAGCAATGCTGCTGGTGCTACTATGAGAAAGTGA